The following coding sequences lie in one Dunckerocampus dactyliophorus isolate RoL2022-P2 chromosome 4, RoL_Ddac_1.1, whole genome shotgun sequence genomic window:
- the LOC129179521 gene encoding TNF receptor-associated factor 2-like isoform X1: MAAQEPSPPSSLEGNKPGFPKKILANNLEDKHLCNSCQKVLRRPLQAQCGHRFCSFCFKQIVSSGPEKCNACIKENLFEEPTSILKQGGAFADNAARREVEALAAVCPNEGCTWTGTIKDFEASHEGLCDFAIILCPSCKELMRANEQERHDERECPERTLNCKYCKEAFLLKNIKAHDEICPKYPMICEGCAKKKIPREKYVDHIKFCSKFKAPCRFHVVGCDTSVEKEKIHDHERQCSYEHLNLLLHFIMGIKVSLESLQPQSLEVAGHKLQELHQTLRDLELKMSQLGGGGSSASVQGACAPTILTTSFTPLPSAVGAALELQLQSEKTKVAELSRRCQELELKVNTFENVVCVLNREMERSCTTMEAYNRQHRLDQDKIEILNNKVRQLERTVSLRDLSIVEMEGKMREMSAATYDGIFVWKISDFTKKRQDAVAGRAPAMFSPAFYTSKYGYKMCLRIYLNGDGTGRGTHLSLFFVVMRGHSDALLKWPFNQKVTLMLLDQNNREHIIDAFRPDISSSSFQRPVSDMNIASGCPLFCPLSKLDSKNSYIRDDTIFIKAIVDLTGL; the protein is encoded by the exons ATGGCTGCCCAGGAGCCGTCTCCACCATCTTCCCTGGAAGGGAACAAACCTGGCTTCCCCAAGAAAATTTTGGCCAACAACCTGGAGGACAAGCATTTGTGTAACTCCTGCCAGAAAGTCCTGAGAAGGCCCTTACAGGCGCAGTGTGGCCACCGCTTTTGTTCCTTCTGCTTCAAGCAAATCGTGAG TTCTGGACCAGAAAAATGCAACGCTTGCATCAAAGAAAACCTATTTGAGGAACCCACCTCCATTCTCAAGCAAGGAGGT GCTTTTGCAGACAATGCGGCACGGAGAGAAGTGGAGGCCTTGGCAGCCGTCTGTCCCAATGAAGGCTGCACGTGGACGGGGACCATTAAAGATTTTGAG GCCAGCCACGAGGGCCTCTGTGACTTTGCCATCATCCTGTGTCCTTCCTGCAAAGAGTTGATGCGAGCCAACGAGCAGGAACGCCACGATGAACGAGAATGTCCAGAGAGGACGCTCAACTGCAAATATTGTAAAGAAGCCTTCCTTTTAAAGAACATTAAG gCTCATGATGAAATTTGTCCAAAGTACCCAATGATTTGTGAAGGTTGCGCAAAGAAAAAGATACCCAGAGAAAAG tatGTGGACCATATTAAGTTCTGCAGTAAATTTAAAGCACCATGCAGATTTCATGTTGTTGGCTGCGATACATCT GTGGAGAAAGAGAAGATCCATGACCATGAGCGTCAGTGTTCATACGAACACCTCAATCTGCTTCTGCATTTCATCATGGGCATTAAGGTGAGCCTCGAGAGTCTGCAGCCTCAGAGCCTGGAGGTGGCAGGCCACAAGCTGCAGGAGCTCCACCAAACCCTCAGAGACTTAGAACTGAAGATGAGCCAGCTCGGCGGAGGTGGCTCTTCAGCCTCGGTGCAGGGTGCGTGTGCTCCGACGATCCTCACCACCTCTTTCACGCCACTGCCCAGCGCTGTGGGCGCCGCTCTGGAGCTGCAGCTCCAGAGCGAAAAGACCAAGGTGGCCGAGCTGAGCCGGCGTTGCCAGGAGCTGGAGCTGAAGGTGAATACATTCGAAAACGTCGTCTGTGTCCTCAACCGTGAGATGGAGCGCTCCTGCACCACCATGGAAGCCTACAACCGCCAGCACAGACTGGACCAGGACAAGATTGAGATCCTCAATAACAAG gtTCGTCAGCTGGAAAGAACTGTGAGTCTGAGGGACTTGTCCATTGTGGAGATGGAGGGCAAAATGAGAGAGATGTCTGCAGCCACTTATGatggcatctttgtgtggaagATCTCAGATTTTACAAAGAAGAGGCAGGATGCTGTCGCCGGCCGAGCTCCTGCTATGTTCTCGCCGG CCTTTTATACGAGTAAATATGGCTACAAGATGTGCTTGCGCATCTACCTGAATGGAGACGGGACAGGACGGGGCACCCATTTATCACTGTTCTTTGTGGTGATGAGAGGACACAGCGATGCACTCCTCAAGTGGCCTTTTAATCAGAAG GTCACCTTAATGCTGCTGGACCAGAACAACAGGGAGCACATAATAGATGCCTTCAGGCCGGACAtctcctcttcttccttccAGAGGCCGGTCAGCGATATGAACATCGCTAGCGGCTGCCCGCTCTTCTGTCCGCTCTCCAAGCTGGACTCGAAAAACTCTTACATTCGCGATGACACCATCTTCATCAAGGCCATTGTAGACCTGACTGGACTCTAG
- the LOC129179521 gene encoding TNF receptor-associated factor 2-like isoform X3: MAAQEPSPPSSLEGNKPGFPKKILANNLEDKHLCNSCQKVLRRPLQAQCGHRFCSFCFKQIVSSGPEKCNACIKENLFEEPTSILKQGGAFADNAARREVEALAAVCPNEGCTWTGTIKDFEASHEGLCDFAIILCPSCKELMRANEQERHDERECPERTLNCKYCKEAFLLKNIKVEKEKIHDHERQCSYEHLNLLLHFIMGIKVSLESLQPQSLEVAGHKLQELHQTLRDLELKMSQLGGGGSSASVQGACAPTILTTSFTPLPSAVGAALELQLQSEKTKVAELSRRCQELELKVNTFENVVCVLNREMERSCTTMEAYNRQHRLDQDKIEILNNKVRQLERTVSLRDLSIVEMEGKMREMSAATYDGIFVWKISDFTKKRQDAVAGRAPAMFSPAFYTSKYGYKMCLRIYLNGDGTGRGTHLSLFFVVMRGHSDALLKWPFNQKVTLMLLDQNNREHIIDAFRPDISSSSFQRPVSDMNIASGCPLFCPLSKLDSKNSYIRDDTIFIKAIVDLTGL, translated from the exons ATGGCTGCCCAGGAGCCGTCTCCACCATCTTCCCTGGAAGGGAACAAACCTGGCTTCCCCAAGAAAATTTTGGCCAACAACCTGGAGGACAAGCATTTGTGTAACTCCTGCCAGAAAGTCCTGAGAAGGCCCTTACAGGCGCAGTGTGGCCACCGCTTTTGTTCCTTCTGCTTCAAGCAAATCGTGAG TTCTGGACCAGAAAAATGCAACGCTTGCATCAAAGAAAACCTATTTGAGGAACCCACCTCCATTCTCAAGCAAGGAGGT GCTTTTGCAGACAATGCGGCACGGAGAGAAGTGGAGGCCTTGGCAGCCGTCTGTCCCAATGAAGGCTGCACGTGGACGGGGACCATTAAAGATTTTGAG GCCAGCCACGAGGGCCTCTGTGACTTTGCCATCATCCTGTGTCCTTCCTGCAAAGAGTTGATGCGAGCCAACGAGCAGGAACGCCACGATGAACGAGAATGTCCAGAGAGGACGCTCAACTGCAAATATTGTAAAGAAGCCTTCCTTTTAAAGAACATTAAG GTGGAGAAAGAGAAGATCCATGACCATGAGCGTCAGTGTTCATACGAACACCTCAATCTGCTTCTGCATTTCATCATGGGCATTAAGGTGAGCCTCGAGAGTCTGCAGCCTCAGAGCCTGGAGGTGGCAGGCCACAAGCTGCAGGAGCTCCACCAAACCCTCAGAGACTTAGAACTGAAGATGAGCCAGCTCGGCGGAGGTGGCTCTTCAGCCTCGGTGCAGGGTGCGTGTGCTCCGACGATCCTCACCACCTCTTTCACGCCACTGCCCAGCGCTGTGGGCGCCGCTCTGGAGCTGCAGCTCCAGAGCGAAAAGACCAAGGTGGCCGAGCTGAGCCGGCGTTGCCAGGAGCTGGAGCTGAAGGTGAATACATTCGAAAACGTCGTCTGTGTCCTCAACCGTGAGATGGAGCGCTCCTGCACCACCATGGAAGCCTACAACCGCCAGCACAGACTGGACCAGGACAAGATTGAGATCCTCAATAACAAG gtTCGTCAGCTGGAAAGAACTGTGAGTCTGAGGGACTTGTCCATTGTGGAGATGGAGGGCAAAATGAGAGAGATGTCTGCAGCCACTTATGatggcatctttgtgtggaagATCTCAGATTTTACAAAGAAGAGGCAGGATGCTGTCGCCGGCCGAGCTCCTGCTATGTTCTCGCCGG CCTTTTATACGAGTAAATATGGCTACAAGATGTGCTTGCGCATCTACCTGAATGGAGACGGGACAGGACGGGGCACCCATTTATCACTGTTCTTTGTGGTGATGAGAGGACACAGCGATGCACTCCTCAAGTGGCCTTTTAATCAGAAG GTCACCTTAATGCTGCTGGACCAGAACAACAGGGAGCACATAATAGATGCCTTCAGGCCGGACAtctcctcttcttccttccAGAGGCCGGTCAGCGATATGAACATCGCTAGCGGCTGCCCGCTCTTCTGTCCGCTCTCCAAGCTGGACTCGAAAAACTCTTACATTCGCGATGACACCATCTTCATCAAGGCCATTGTAGACCTGACTGGACTCTAG
- the LOC129179521 gene encoding TNF receptor-associated factor 2-like isoform X2, with product MAAQEPSPPSSLEGNKPGFPKKILANNLEDKHLCNSCQKVLRRPLQAQCGHRFCSFCFKQIVSSGPEKCNACIKENLFEEPTSILKQGGAFADNAARREVEALAAVCPNEGCTWTGTIKDFEASHEGLCDFAIILCPSCKELMRANEQERHDERECPERTLNCKYCKEAFLLKNIKAHDEICPKYPMICEGCAKKKIPREKVEKEKIHDHERQCSYEHLNLLLHFIMGIKVSLESLQPQSLEVAGHKLQELHQTLRDLELKMSQLGGGGSSASVQGACAPTILTTSFTPLPSAVGAALELQLQSEKTKVAELSRRCQELELKVNTFENVVCVLNREMERSCTTMEAYNRQHRLDQDKIEILNNKVRQLERTVSLRDLSIVEMEGKMREMSAATYDGIFVWKISDFTKKRQDAVAGRAPAMFSPAFYTSKYGYKMCLRIYLNGDGTGRGTHLSLFFVVMRGHSDALLKWPFNQKVTLMLLDQNNREHIIDAFRPDISSSSFQRPVSDMNIASGCPLFCPLSKLDSKNSYIRDDTIFIKAIVDLTGL from the exons ATGGCTGCCCAGGAGCCGTCTCCACCATCTTCCCTGGAAGGGAACAAACCTGGCTTCCCCAAGAAAATTTTGGCCAACAACCTGGAGGACAAGCATTTGTGTAACTCCTGCCAGAAAGTCCTGAGAAGGCCCTTACAGGCGCAGTGTGGCCACCGCTTTTGTTCCTTCTGCTTCAAGCAAATCGTGAG TTCTGGACCAGAAAAATGCAACGCTTGCATCAAAGAAAACCTATTTGAGGAACCCACCTCCATTCTCAAGCAAGGAGGT GCTTTTGCAGACAATGCGGCACGGAGAGAAGTGGAGGCCTTGGCAGCCGTCTGTCCCAATGAAGGCTGCACGTGGACGGGGACCATTAAAGATTTTGAG GCCAGCCACGAGGGCCTCTGTGACTTTGCCATCATCCTGTGTCCTTCCTGCAAAGAGTTGATGCGAGCCAACGAGCAGGAACGCCACGATGAACGAGAATGTCCAGAGAGGACGCTCAACTGCAAATATTGTAAAGAAGCCTTCCTTTTAAAGAACATTAAG gCTCATGATGAAATTTGTCCAAAGTACCCAATGATTTGTGAAGGTTGCGCAAAGAAAAAGATACCCAGAGAAAAG GTGGAGAAAGAGAAGATCCATGACCATGAGCGTCAGTGTTCATACGAACACCTCAATCTGCTTCTGCATTTCATCATGGGCATTAAGGTGAGCCTCGAGAGTCTGCAGCCTCAGAGCCTGGAGGTGGCAGGCCACAAGCTGCAGGAGCTCCACCAAACCCTCAGAGACTTAGAACTGAAGATGAGCCAGCTCGGCGGAGGTGGCTCTTCAGCCTCGGTGCAGGGTGCGTGTGCTCCGACGATCCTCACCACCTCTTTCACGCCACTGCCCAGCGCTGTGGGCGCCGCTCTGGAGCTGCAGCTCCAGAGCGAAAAGACCAAGGTGGCCGAGCTGAGCCGGCGTTGCCAGGAGCTGGAGCTGAAGGTGAATACATTCGAAAACGTCGTCTGTGTCCTCAACCGTGAGATGGAGCGCTCCTGCACCACCATGGAAGCCTACAACCGCCAGCACAGACTGGACCAGGACAAGATTGAGATCCTCAATAACAAG gtTCGTCAGCTGGAAAGAACTGTGAGTCTGAGGGACTTGTCCATTGTGGAGATGGAGGGCAAAATGAGAGAGATGTCTGCAGCCACTTATGatggcatctttgtgtggaagATCTCAGATTTTACAAAGAAGAGGCAGGATGCTGTCGCCGGCCGAGCTCCTGCTATGTTCTCGCCGG CCTTTTATACGAGTAAATATGGCTACAAGATGTGCTTGCGCATCTACCTGAATGGAGACGGGACAGGACGGGGCACCCATTTATCACTGTTCTTTGTGGTGATGAGAGGACACAGCGATGCACTCCTCAAGTGGCCTTTTAATCAGAAG GTCACCTTAATGCTGCTGGACCAGAACAACAGGGAGCACATAATAGATGCCTTCAGGCCGGACAtctcctcttcttccttccAGAGGCCGGTCAGCGATATGAACATCGCTAGCGGCTGCCCGCTCTTCTGTCCGCTCTCCAAGCTGGACTCGAAAAACTCTTACATTCGCGATGACACCATCTTCATCAAGGCCATTGTAGACCTGACTGGACTCTAG